In one Silene latifolia isolate original U9 population chromosome 10, ASM4854445v1, whole genome shotgun sequence genomic region, the following are encoded:
- the LOC141607755 gene encoding uncharacterized protein LOC141607755: protein MVARIRSLGARKLSYAGRITLINSVLNTLYNYWATMFILRKGVIKRVEAICRNFLWDGSSEFHRVPTVSWEKVTCPKNEGGLGIKKAELWNIATVDWHDYVPPNDANWSWKNVCKVKEVLKHGYDNAVWTANIKGYTIRSGYDCLRTSYPAQSWSNIVWNSWNIPKHSIITWLIMNDGMNVKQKLYKWGCCDDDLCCLCYRETETTEHLFLACEYSCRVSTDVERRIGMQFPTLSRLINGNKKKLQWRFLTAVLNAVYYSVWM from the exons ATGGTAGCAAGGATTAGAAGTCTTGGAGCAAGGAAGTTATCCTATGCAGGGAGAATTACTCTCATTAACTCTGTGCTCAACACCTTGTATAATTATTGGGCCACCATGTTTATCTTGCGTAAGGGTGTTATCAAGAGGGTAGAAGCCATTTGCAGGAACTTCTTGTGGGATGGCAGTTCAGAGTTCCACAGAGTGCCTACGGTATCATGGGAGAAGGTTACTTGCCCTAAAAATGAAGGGGGCCTGGGTATTAAAAAAGCTGAACTGTGGAACATTGCGACTGTAG ACTGGCATGACTATGTCCCTCCTAATGATGCAAACTGGTCGTGGAAGAATGTCTGCAAAGTGAAGGAAGTTTTAAAGCATGGGTATGACAATGCTGTCTGGACTGCTAACATAAAAGGGTACACCATCAGAAGTGGGTATGACTGTCTTAGAACTTCCTACCCTGCTCAAAGTTGGTCTAACATTGTTTGGAACAGTTGGAATATTCCTAAACACTCCATTATCACTTGGCTCATCATGAATGATGGAATGAATGTCAAACAAAAATTGTATAAATGGGGGTGCTGTGATGATGATCTGTGCTGCCTGTGTTATAGGGAGACTGAAACTACTGAGCATCTGTTCTTGGCCTGTGAATACAGTTGCAGGGTTAGTACTGATGTGGAGAGAAGGATAGGAATGCAGTTCCCTACTCTCAGCAGGCTTA